The Aureitalea marina genome includes a window with the following:
- a CDS encoding acetyl-CoA C-acyltransferase encodes MNTAYIVKAYRTAVGKAPRGLFRFKRPDELAAETIAYMMAEVPELDKKRIDDVIVGNAMPEAEQGLNMARLISLMGLEIEDVPGVTVNRYCASGIETIAMATAKIQSGMADCIIAGGAESMSYIPMGGYKPTPDYQIAKEGHEDYYWGMGLTAEEVANQFKVSREDQDEFAYNSHMKALKAQAEDRFKDQIVPINIEETFINSAGKKESRNYTVQTDEGPRKGTNLEALAKLRPVFAQGGSVTAGNSSQMSDGAAFVLVMSEAMVKELNLEPIARMVNFAVAGVPPRIMGIGPVKAIPKALKQAGLQQQNIDLIELNEAFASQSLAVIRELDLNKDIINVNGGAIALGHPLGCTGAKLSVQLFDEMRKREMKGKYGMVTMCVGTGQGAAGIYEFLN; translated from the coding sequence ATGAACACAGCATATATAGTTAAAGCATATCGTACCGCCGTTGGCAAGGCCCCAAGGGGATTGTTCCGGTTTAAAAGACCAGACGAGCTGGCCGCAGAGACCATTGCCTATATGATGGCAGAGGTGCCTGAATTGGACAAAAAACGCATCGATGATGTAATTGTAGGGAACGCCATGCCGGAAGCGGAACAAGGCCTTAATATGGCCAGACTCATCTCCCTGATGGGACTGGAAATTGAAGATGTTCCCGGTGTGACCGTTAATCGCTACTGCGCCTCGGGTATTGAGACCATTGCCATGGCTACAGCCAAGATCCAAAGCGGAATGGCCGATTGTATCATCGCCGGTGGAGCAGAAAGTATGAGCTACATCCCCATGGGCGGTTACAAACCCACACCAGACTACCAGATCGCCAAGGAAGGGCATGAGGACTATTATTGGGGCATGGGACTGACCGCCGAGGAAGTGGCCAATCAATTCAAGGTAAGCCGGGAGGATCAGGATGAGTTTGCCTATAACTCCCATATGAAGGCCTTAAAGGCTCAGGCAGAAGATCGATTCAAAGATCAGATCGTCCCGATCAACATTGAGGAGACCTTTATCAACTCAGCTGGTAAAAAAGAAAGCCGCAATTATACGGTCCAAACAGATGAAGGTCCAAGGAAAGGTACCAACCTGGAAGCATTAGCCAAACTCAGACCGGTATTCGCCCAAGGAGGAAGTGTTACCGCTGGTAACTCTTCTCAGATGAGTGACGGAGCGGCCTTCGTATTGGTAATGAGTGAAGCCATGGTTAAAGAACTAAACCTGGAGCCCATTGCCCGCATGGTCAATTTTGCGGTGGCGGGTGTACCCCCTCGTATCATGGGAATAGGACCTGTAAAAGCAATTCCCAAAGCCCTGAAGCAGGCTGGATTGCAACAACAAAATATTGATCTGATCGAACTGAACGAAGCATTTGCTTCCCAATCACTGGCTGTGATCCGGGAATTGGACCTCAATAAAGATATCATCAACGTGAACGGTGGAGCCATTGCCCTTGGACACCCCTTGGGATGTACCGGGGCCAAGCTCTCCGTACAGCTCTTTGACGAGATGAGAAAACGAGAGATGAAGGGAAAATACGGTATGGTGACCATGTGTGTGGGAACAGGACAAGGAGCCGCCGGTATCTATGAATTTTTGAACTAA
- a CDS encoding 3-hydroxyacyl-CoA dehydrogenase/enoyl-CoA hydratase family protein, whose amino-acid sequence MTEKRRIQRVAVIGSGIMGSGIACHFANVGVEVLLLDIVPRELKEKEKAAGLSLKDKRVRNRLVNDALAAAIKSKPAPLYHKNFAARITTGNLEDDLAKVTDADWIIEVVVERLDIKQQVFEQIEKYRKPGTLITSNTSGIPIQFMSEGRSEDFQQHFCGTHFFNPPRYLKLFEIIPGPKTKPEILEFLNGYGEQFLGKTSVLAKDTPAFIGNRIGIYGIQSLFHLVQDMGLTIEEVDKLTGPVIGRPKSATFRTVDVVGLDTLVHVANGLYKNCPDDEEHELFQIPAFINTMMENNWLGSKTGQGFYKKIKGENGRSEILSLDLQTLEYRGKKRASFPTLEMTKSIDNVIDRFAVLVGGKDKAGEFYRKNFGAMFAYVSNRIPEISEEVYKIDDAMKAGFGWEHGPFQIWDAVGLKKGVELAEAAGKSVAPWVTDMIAQGQTSFYTVEQGASYCYDLNNGQQVKIPGQDAFIILDNIRESQAVFKNSGVVVEDLGDGILNVEFRSKMNSIGGDVLAGLNKAIDLAEKSYDGLVIGNQGANFSVGANIGMIFMMAVEQEYDELNMAIKYFQDTVMRLRYSAIPTVVAPHGMTLGGGCEMTLHADRVVAAAESYIGLVEFGVGVIPGGGGSKEMALRASDGFMKNDVELNRLQEYFLTIGMAKVSTSAYEAFDLDILKPGKDLVVVNKDRQIATAKSVARQMADMGYTQPVKRKDVKVLGKQALGMFLVGTDSMEAAHYISEHDRKIANKLAYVMAGGDLSEPSLVSEQYLLDLEREAFLSLCGERKTLERLQHMLQKGKPLRN is encoded by the coding sequence ATGACAGAAAAGAGAAGAATTCAGCGTGTTGCTGTTATCGGCTCAGGGATAATGGGTAGCGGTATTGCCTGCCACTTTGCCAATGTAGGTGTGGAGGTGCTGTTACTGGACATTGTCCCACGAGAGCTGAAGGAAAAAGAAAAAGCTGCCGGCCTGAGCCTAAAAGACAAACGGGTTCGGAATCGGTTGGTGAACGATGCTTTGGCAGCAGCTATTAAATCCAAACCTGCCCCACTTTATCACAAAAATTTTGCCGCGAGGATCACTACAGGAAACCTGGAGGACGATCTGGCCAAGGTTACCGATGCCGATTGGATCATCGAAGTGGTCGTGGAACGTCTGGACATCAAACAACAGGTCTTCGAGCAGATCGAGAAGTATCGCAAACCGGGTACCCTGATCACCTCCAATACGTCCGGAATCCCTATTCAGTTTATGAGCGAAGGTCGTTCTGAAGACTTTCAGCAACACTTCTGTGGAACACATTTCTTTAATCCTCCACGTTATTTAAAACTTTTCGAGATCATTCCCGGACCGAAGACCAAGCCGGAAATACTCGAGTTCCTTAACGGTTATGGGGAACAATTTTTGGGTAAGACTTCTGTCCTGGCCAAAGACACTCCTGCATTTATTGGGAATCGAATTGGAATCTACGGTATCCAAAGCCTGTTTCACCTGGTTCAGGACATGGGTCTCACAATAGAAGAGGTCGATAAATTGACCGGACCCGTCATCGGTCGACCTAAGTCTGCGACCTTCAGGACAGTGGACGTGGTCGGTCTGGATACCTTGGTGCACGTGGCCAATGGACTGTATAAGAACTGTCCGGATGATGAGGAGCACGAGTTGTTCCAAATACCTGCCTTTATCAACACCATGATGGAGAATAATTGGTTGGGCAGTAAGACCGGACAAGGGTTTTACAAAAAGATCAAAGGAGAGAACGGTCGCAGTGAGATCTTATCGCTGGATCTGCAAACACTGGAATATAGAGGAAAGAAAAGAGCCTCCTTCCCTACCCTGGAAATGACCAAATCCATTGACAATGTGATCGATCGTTTCGCCGTATTGGTAGGTGGCAAGGATAAGGCGGGAGAATTCTACAGAAAGAATTTTGGGGCCATGTTTGCCTATGTCTCCAACCGCATTCCGGAGATATCCGAGGAGGTATACAAAATAGACGATGCCATGAAGGCCGGTTTTGGATGGGAACACGGGCCTTTCCAGATCTGGGACGCCGTCGGATTGAAAAAAGGAGTAGAACTGGCCGAGGCTGCTGGTAAAAGCGTTGCACCCTGGGTGACCGATATGATCGCTCAAGGTCAGACCTCGTTCTATACCGTTGAGCAGGGAGCTTCTTACTGCTATGACCTCAACAATGGGCAACAAGTCAAGATCCCTGGACAGGATGCTTTTATCATCTTGGACAACATCAGGGAAAGTCAGGCAGTCTTCAAGAATTCTGGTGTCGTGGTAGAAGATCTGGGCGACGGAATACTGAATGTAGAGTTCCGGTCTAAAATGAACAGCATAGGTGGAGATGTACTTGCTGGCCTGAACAAGGCCATCGACCTCGCTGAAAAGAGCTATGACGGACTGGTAATTGGGAACCAGGGAGCGAATTTCTCCGTGGGGGCCAATATTGGGATGATCTTTATGATGGCCGTAGAACAGGAGTATGACGAGCTGAACATGGCTATCAAATACTTCCAGGATACCGTGATGCGACTGCGCTATTCTGCGATTCCAACTGTTGTTGCTCCGCATGGGATGACCTTAGGGGGTGGTTGTGAAATGACCTTGCATGCCGACCGCGTCGTGGCCGCTGCAGAAAGCTACATTGGACTGGTGGAGTTTGGTGTTGGTGTGATCCCAGGTGGTGGTGGTAGCAAAGAAATGGCACTACGAGCTAGTGATGGTTTTATGAAGAACGACGTCGAACTGAACCGACTTCAGGAGTACTTCCTGACCATCGGAATGGCCAAGGTGTCTACCTCAGCCTACGAAGCCTTTGACCTGGATATACTAAAGCCGGGTAAAGACCTGGTGGTGGTCAATAAAGACAGACAGATAGCTACAGCTAAGTCCGTAGCTCGTCAAATGGCCGATATGGGTTATACCCAGCCTGTGAAGCGGAAAGATGTCAAGGTATTAGGAAAACAGGCCCTCGGGATGTTCCTGGTTGGGACAGATTCTATGGAAGCGGCCCACTATATCAGTGAACACGACAGAAAGATCGCTAACAAACTGGCCTATGTGATGGCCGGTGGTGACTTGAGTGAACCAAGCCTGGTCAGTGAACAATACTTGCTGGACCTGGAGAGAGAGGCCTTCTTGAGCCTTTGTGGAGAACGCAAGACCTTGGAACGCTTGCAGCATATGTTACAAAAAGGAAAACCCCTAAGAAACTGA
- a CDS encoding AMP-dependent synthetase/ligase, protein MDSIKRLFDFPYYQQKTYPLTHSLVTKYDGQWKATSTQEYIDKANAMSRGLMELGVGPNDKVAIISMNNRTEWNICDIGILQLGAQDVPIYPTISEDDYQYVLEHSESKYCFVSCTEVLEKINKIRDKVPTLKGVYSFDQIQGCPNWQEVLDMGMKADTQEEVEKIKAGVKEDDLATIIYTSGTTGRPKGVMLTHKNIVSNALNSSERVPVEFGKSKALSFLPVCHIYERMLLYMYQFTGVSIHFAESLETISDNLKEVKPDVMTAVPRLLEKVYDKIYAKGADLTGIKKKLFFWAVELGLKYEPYGQNGWWYEKQLGLANKLIFSKWREALGGELKVIASGSAALQPRLARVFTAAQIPIMEGYGLTETSPVVSVNDQRNKGFRIGTVGKAIADTEVKIASDGEILIKGPQVMVGYYKDPEKTAEVLKDGYFHTGDIGELDADGFLKITDRKKEMFKTSGGKYVSPQLIENAMKQSRFIEQIMVVGEGEKMPAALIQPNFEFIHDWNERKNKNLSDDPAELVKSEVLIKRIQKEVDHFNERFGKWEQVKKFELTPDIWSIEDGHLTPTMKMKRRAIKQKYQHLYDRIYER, encoded by the coding sequence ATGGACAGCATAAAACGACTTTTCGATTTCCCTTATTATCAACAAAAGACCTATCCCTTGACTCACTCCCTGGTGACCAAATACGATGGCCAATGGAAGGCCACATCTACCCAGGAATATATAGACAAGGCCAATGCAATGAGCCGGGGACTCATGGAACTTGGTGTAGGACCAAATGATAAGGTCGCTATTATCTCCATGAACAATCGGACAGAATGGAACATTTGTGATATAGGGATACTACAATTGGGTGCACAGGATGTGCCCATCTACCCCACCATATCTGAGGACGATTATCAATACGTCCTGGAACACAGTGAGAGCAAATATTGCTTTGTTTCCTGTACCGAGGTGCTCGAAAAAATCAATAAGATCCGTGACAAAGTCCCCACTTTAAAAGGAGTGTATAGCTTTGACCAGATCCAAGGATGCCCCAACTGGCAAGAGGTTCTGGACATGGGTATGAAAGCGGACACCCAGGAAGAGGTGGAAAAGATCAAAGCCGGGGTGAAAGAAGACGACCTGGCCACCATCATCTATACTTCCGGTACTACAGGGCGGCCAAAAGGGGTTATGCTAACCCACAAGAATATTGTAAGCAATGCCCTGAACAGTTCGGAAAGAGTTCCTGTAGAATTCGGAAAGTCAAAAGCGTTGAGTTTTCTACCGGTTTGCCATATTTATGAGCGAATGCTCCTATATATGTATCAGTTTACCGGAGTGTCCATACACTTCGCTGAATCCTTAGAGACCATCAGCGATAACCTGAAAGAGGTAAAACCGGATGTAATGACTGCCGTTCCCAGATTGCTGGAAAAGGTGTACGACAAAATCTACGCCAAGGGAGCTGATCTTACTGGTATTAAAAAGAAATTATTCTTCTGGGCAGTGGAATTAGGACTGAAATACGAGCCTTATGGACAGAATGGCTGGTGGTACGAAAAACAACTTGGATTAGCCAACAAGCTCATCTTCAGTAAATGGCGTGAGGCCTTAGGTGGTGAATTAAAAGTTATCGCCTCCGGTAGTGCGGCACTGCAGCCCAGATTGGCCAGAGTCTTTACAGCCGCCCAGATTCCCATCATGGAAGGATATGGTCTTACGGAAACCTCTCCGGTGGTTTCGGTAAACGATCAGCGCAACAAAGGTTTTCGTATCGGAACCGTAGGTAAAGCCATTGCCGATACCGAAGTTAAGATCGCCTCAGATGGTGAGATCCTGATCAAAGGACCACAGGTTATGGTTGGATATTACAAAGATCCGGAAAAAACTGCCGAAGTGCTGAAGGACGGCTATTTCCATACCGGGGATATCGGAGAATTGGACGCCGACGGCTTCCTAAAGATCACGGATCGGAAAAAAGAGATGTTCAAGACCAGTGGTGGGAAATATGTTTCCCCTCAATTGATTGAAAACGCCATGAAACAATCTCGCTTTATCGAACAGATCATGGTAGTTGGCGAAGGAGAAAAGATGCCGGCTGCCCTAATACAACCTAATTTCGAATTCATCCACGACTGGAACGAACGAAAGAACAAGAACCTGTCCGACGATCCTGCAGAGTTGGTCAAAAGCGAAGTATTGATCAAACGTATTCAAAAGGAAGTGGATCACTTCAACGAGCGATTCGGTAAGTGGGAACAGGTGAAGAAATTCGAGCTCACCCCAGACATTTGGAGCATAGAAGACGGACATCTTACCCCGACCATGAAGATGAAACGCCGTGCAATTAAGCAGAAGTACCAGCATCTTTACGATCGTATCTACGAACGATAA
- a CDS encoding nuclear transport factor 2 family protein — translation MKNFIVLLLFLGFWQLGLAQPNTDVYLLDYQLKESQLTATGFKNLSNNMGYDNQPSWYDEDTVVYGRTQNGATEIALQTTDGSEARTPFQLTSGGEYSPQRLSVDSEDVLAVRLDTTGYQGLYLYTKDSNSTELIKGLRMAYFTIINPNDLIGSVLSDNRLDLVRVDLMAKQIDTLFDISGRSINIRPNKKAVSYTLVNEDGNHEIFQLDLDSGESFFIAQLPIGIQDYIWLNNDQILIGSGPRLFIYDLFVGGEWKQVGDLSDFGIDEITRMSKNPGKDQIAIVAMPVISATEQIVQQQLDAYNNRDIDGFMATYSDDIALYNFPDQLMGEGQESMRKQYAGFFDSTPDLHCEIQKRIVIGNRVIDHELVTANGQQFTAVAIYEVENGKIVKVTFLR, via the coding sequence ATGAAAAATTTTATTGTTCTGTTACTTTTTCTTGGATTTTGGCAACTCGGCCTGGCCCAACCAAATACGGATGTTTATCTCCTGGATTATCAATTGAAGGAATCCCAATTGACTGCAACGGGTTTCAAGAATTTGTCCAACAATATGGGCTATGACAATCAACCCTCCTGGTATGACGAGGATACAGTGGTGTATGGCCGCACACAAAACGGAGCTACAGAGATCGCCTTGCAGACGACCGATGGTTCTGAAGCCCGTACTCCCTTTCAACTGACCTCGGGTGGAGAATATTCTCCTCAACGTTTAAGCGTCGATTCCGAGGATGTACTAGCCGTCCGTTTAGATACAACCGGATACCAGGGTCTCTATCTGTATACCAAGGACAGTAACTCAACAGAACTGATAAAGGGGCTTCGGATGGCCTACTTCACCATAATAAACCCCAACGACCTCATTGGTTCTGTTCTTTCAGATAACCGGCTGGACCTGGTCAGGGTAGATCTTATGGCCAAACAGATCGACACCTTGTTCGACATTTCAGGTCGCTCCATAAACATACGCCCCAACAAGAAGGCCGTGAGTTATACCCTAGTCAATGAGGATGGCAACCACGAGATCTTCCAATTGGATCTGGATTCTGGGGAAAGTTTCTTTATTGCCCAATTACCTATTGGTATTCAGGACTACATCTGGTTAAATAACGATCAGATCCTGATCGGTAGTGGTCCAAGGCTATTTATTTACGACCTATTCGTGGGTGGGGAATGGAAACAAGTTGGGGACTTAAGTGATTTTGGCATTGATGAAATTACTCGAATGTCTAAAAATCCAGGTAAGGATCAGATCGCCATAGTCGCCATGCCAGTGATCAGTGCGACCGAACAGATCGTACAGCAACAATTGGATGCCTATAACAATAGGGACATCGATGGTTTTATGGCGACCTACAGTGACGATATCGCTCTTTATAACTTCCCGGACCAATTGATGGGAGAAGGGCAAGAATCCATGCGTAAACAATATGCGGGCTTCTTTGACAGCACCCCGGATCTGCACTGTGAGATCCAAAAGCGGATCGTTATCGGAAATCGCGTGATCGATCACGAACTGGTCACTGCAAATGGTCAGCAATTCACGGCAGTTGCCATTTACGAGGTGGAGAACGGAAAGATCGTTAAAGTGACCTTCCTCAGATAA
- a CDS encoding MarR family winged helix-turn-helix transcriptional regulator: protein MKEKTIDYILRATWMQVQKMYNEEAGKKESTMATGFALISIDPEEGTPSTALGPKMGMEATSLSRTLKNMEEKGLIERRPNPADGRSVLICLTPFGREMRDYSKQVVLRFDEAVQEAVSEEKLQTFKQVANTILDLIHSKKIYPQEKISQ, encoded by the coding sequence TTGAAAGAAAAGACTATTGACTACATCCTTCGCGCCACTTGGATGCAGGTACAAAAAATGTACAACGAAGAGGCCGGTAAGAAGGAATCGACCATGGCTACCGGGTTTGCACTGATCAGTATTGATCCTGAAGAAGGCACACCTTCTACCGCCCTTGGGCCCAAAATGGGAATGGAAGCTACCAGTTTGTCCCGAACCTTAAAGAACATGGAGGAAAAAGGTCTGATCGAGCGACGGCCCAACCCTGCTGACGGTAGGTCTGTACTGATCTGCCTCACGCCTTTCGGACGAGAGATGCGAGACTACTCTAAACAGGTCGTGCTTCGTTTTGACGAAGCCGTTCAGGAGGCAGTCTCAGAGGAAAAACTGCAGACCTTTAAGCAGGTGGCCAACACCATACTGGATCTGATACACTCCAAAAAAATATACCCTCAGGAAAAAATTTCGCAATGA
- a CDS encoding aldose epimerase family protein, translating into MEENNPIVLQHKDGVQLELLAYGASVYRLLVPDRKGRLVDVVVGPKDAKTLSDPAFGFSIWCMGSSVGPFAGRVSGGGFELMGNKYPLTSINGSCLHSGADGWQNRRWKIEEISDADIPFVRMSLSADQKEFEFPGKYTAEVTYRLENSAVKIDYRVTTELPMIINPTNHTYFNPGGSISLKGCQLKINASTYLETDQNLIPTGNKLEVTDTPFDFQKKRTFEGHPVLDSCFVLEEEGAAGEIYSPDTGIFIQAETNQPGLVVFTPKKLNGLQLKDQMETVAFPAICLECQNFPDAPNQKAFPSSVLLPGQCYHNEIIYRFGIR; encoded by the coding sequence ATGGAAGAGAACAATCCGATAGTTCTACAACACAAGGATGGCGTACAATTAGAATTACTAGCCTATGGAGCCAGTGTATACCGATTGTTGGTTCCGGATCGCAAAGGTCGTTTGGTTGATGTGGTGGTCGGACCTAAGGATGCAAAAACCTTGAGTGATCCCGCTTTTGGTTTTTCCATTTGGTGTATGGGCAGTAGCGTAGGTCCTTTCGCCGGTAGAGTCTCTGGCGGAGGATTTGAGTTGATGGGCAACAAATACCCCTTGACCTCTATAAATGGAAGCTGCCTGCATAGCGGAGCTGATGGCTGGCAGAATCGAAGGTGGAAAATAGAAGAGATTAGTGATGCGGACATCCCTTTTGTTCGCATGAGCTTATCAGCAGACCAAAAGGAGTTCGAATTCCCGGGAAAGTACACTGCTGAGGTAACTTACCGGTTAGAAAACAGCGCTGTGAAGATCGACTATCGAGTGACCACGGAGCTCCCCATGATCATCAATCCCACCAATCACACCTATTTTAACCCGGGTGGATCCATCTCATTGAAGGGTTGTCAACTAAAGATAAATGCGTCGACCTATCTGGAAACAGACCAAAATCTAATTCCCACCGGGAATAAGTTGGAGGTTACCGATACGCCATTCGATTTCCAGAAGAAAAGGACCTTTGAAGGTCATCCGGTCTTGGACAGTTGTTTTGTGCTCGAAGAAGAGGGGGCTGCCGGGGAAATATATTCACCGGATACCGGGATTTTTATACAGGCAGAGACCAATCAACCAGGATTGGTGGTCTTTACTCCCAAAAAACTAAACGGTCTCCAATTGAAAGATCAAATGGAGACCGTTGCTTTTCCTGCGATCTGCCTGGAGTGTCAGAACTTTCCGGATGCCCCTAATCAAAAGGCTTTTCCTTCGTCTGTCTTACTTCCGGGACAGTGCTATCACAACGAGATCATCTATCGTTTTGGAATCCGATAG